The region TGCGGGCCAGGATATGGCTGAAGAGCTGGGTGTGATGCTGGACAATATTGAATACGGCGAGGAATACGCGCTGAAGCAGCTCAAGAAACGGGTTCCCATGCGTTATGTCATCAAGTTCTGCGACATCATGGAGACCCGCCTTAGAGGCTATGACAATGTCTCCCAGATGGTGTACCTCAAGAATGAGGTCAATCAATTTAGGGTGGAAGCACTGGAGAAGGATCTTCTGCGGCGTGAGCGCAGCAATGCCCGAATCCAATGGATACTGATCATCATCCTGTTTGTGTACATTGCCATTTATTATCTGTTCCTGGTCAAGGGTTCACTGGAAATGTTTCAATAAATTTTATATTCGGAGGTTGAACAATATGGAGAAGAAATCGGAAAACGTGGCTAAACCTAAGAAGAGTCAAGAGAGCTTTTGGACAGAAGAGCGCGGGGATATCGGGGTGAAGCAGATTGCACTTACCGTAGCGGCCATCGTCATTATCGGTGCGGCCATCGTTATTGTGCAAGGAAATCTGGGAGCCTGGATCAGTGACATTTGGGATCTCTTCATGAAGCAGATTGAGAAATTCACACAGTAATCTGAAGGAGGTACACCAGCAATGCGGGGAGTCGCAAAATCCTTTCTGGTCGCGATTGTGGTGGCAGCCAGCATTATGGTGTTCACCAATCTGGTGTTCTTCTTCCCATGGTACATGACACTGGTCATCGAGACCTTCAACCTGTCACAGGTCGCTGCCGGAGATAACTATATCAAGCAATCCTATTATGATGATGCGCTGAAGCGTCTGAAGGAGCGTCCAATCTACCGGGAGCATCCGAATCAGATCGAGGTCGAAGCATTGAATGAAGATAATGGCAGGGCTGTCGGCAATGACGACGAGACAGTCTATGCCAATGCGACCGAGCTGGAGAAGCCCTACCGCCAGCGGGGAGAGCCCGTGACGGTCACGGTACGCGCAGTTTATCCGCTGAGCGTTAAGCTATGGGGGGAAGAGATCCGCACGGAGATTCCCGTGTCTTTTTCGCTAACCTCAGTCGGGCTGAAGCACTATAAGGATCTGGACTATTATTTCGATTAACTCATTCGGATGAGAAGCGGGGACTGAAGGACTTGAGAACAATCGCTGTGTCCATTCTGATCGCTGTGATGCTGTCCATCCTGATTGCACCGCTGACAGAAGTGTTCAACATTTCACGCGAGCAGATTGTACTGAGTACGGCGCTTAATAATGCGCTGCGCTCAGCGAAGGACCGGAGCCTGGTCTATGAGAAGCTGCGGGGCCTGGACGCGGAGGTGGATGAAGAACGTTTCGCGGAGTACTTCGCTGAAGCGTTCGGTGCAGCGATGAAAGCCGGGCTTACAAGCAACGATGGAGGTCAGCTAACCTTCGCAGGGGAGCAGCAGGCGATACAGGTAACCCTTGAATTTAGACATGAGCCTGAGGCATGGAATGGGCGGGAAACTACTGAAGTGCATGTCCTGGCGGAAGTACCTTATGTGTTCAAGACAAGATATTTACGCCTGGCCCGGGAAGCCGGGCAGGATGTGGATTTCGTCATGACAGGCGAGCGGATGACCGTACTCTCTGTGAAGAACTAGGGAACGGAGGATAGGATTCTTATGGAATATGTGATGGTTACGCTGAAGGCAGGAATGGTGGAAGCTGATCTGAAGCTGCCCTCGGAAATCCCGGTATCTGAACTGCTGGAGATGCTGGAGGAGCCGCTTGCGCTGAAGAAGCCGCAGAGAGGGAGACTGCAGGCAGAGCCGCTGGGCCGTATTCTGGAGAGCGCACGTTCACTTGAGGAAGAGGGTGTCAGCCACGGCGCGCTGCTGACGCTGATAGGAGAGGAATGACAGCATGAATGATAATATTGCAGGCGGCGGACTCCTGTTACAGACTCCGGGTGTGTACTGCATAACGGATCTATGCGGGACGCTGGAACCGGAACCGGGAACTTATCTGTTGAGCCGGGATGAAGAAGGAGCTGCAAGGCTGCCCGGAATCCTCTGGTTCATGAATGAAGCGGGCGGGTTGCTGTTCGCCAGTGACCAGAGCCGTGGTAATGCCTTGTGCAGAGTGGATACGGGAACGCTGGAGCTGAAAGTACTGCTGCATGAGCCTTGCCGCGAGATCAGGCTCAGAGCAGGCTGGCTGTTTTACATTAATGAAAAGGATGGAAGATTGTACCGTTGTCTGCCGGACGGACGCAAGACCGAATGCCTTACGGACAGTGTGGTGCAGTGCTATACGATCTTGGGAGAACAGCTCTATTATGCTTGCGCACAAGGTATTTACAGTTGTCCATTGGAGGGTAACCGCTCTACCCGGCTGACTGAGGGAGGCGCTGCTTATCTGCAGTACTGCGGAACGCGGCTCCTGTATGCGGATCTGATGAATGGACATGCCTTGACGCTGCTTGATCCGCTGTCCGGTGAGCAGAAAGCCTACCCGGACCTGATTCCGCTCAGCATGATCAGCGAAGGTGGTTACATCTACTGCTGCAATGCGGGCAATGACGGATCGATCTATAGGCTGGATCTGAAGTCTGGTGAGAGCCTGCGCATTTATGGAGAGCGTGCGGACCGCGTGCATAAGGCAGACGGGCAATTGTTCTTCATTCATCAAGAGCTGTGGTACACCATGCCAATGTCAGGCGGACAAGAGGTTCGCTTTCAGGCAGACAGAAGTCGTTAAGGGGGGATGAAGATGGCAAAAGTATACGAATTCAGCCGCCAGCCCAGATTTTTGCCGGATATGCCTGGCGGTGAACTGGAAATTCCGAATCCTCCGCATGCCTATGCTAAACCGGAGATCGCCTGGATGGCGCTGCTGGTGCCACCTGCCGTAATGCTCGTCATTACCGTGCTGCTGGCACTGACAGCCCAGTCTATGTATATGATGCTCTCCATTGCCATGACGGTAACCACGCTTCTGTTTTCCTTCACGGGTGCAGCGTCGCAGATCCGTAAGTATAACCGGCAGAAGAAGGAGCGGGAGCAGAAGTATCTGCAATATATTGCCGATGTCCGTACCGAGCTGTCACTGGCCCGGACTCAGCAGAGCAAGGCGCTGCACGAGATGAACCCGGAGCCTGAAGCCTGTCTGCATCGGCTTCAGCAGCATGACAGCAAGCTGTGGGAACGGACGCCGGTTCACCAGGATTTTCTCTCCTTGCGGCTGGGAGTAGGCAGTGTGCCGTCCGCCTTACGTATCGTATACAACAAGCAGGCAGTCGTGCTGGAGAATGACCCGCTGCTGATGGAGCCGCACCGGCTGGCGCTGGAGTTCGCCAAGGTTCCTGATGCACCGGTTACGGTTAACCTGCTGGAGGCAGAAATCTGCGGCCTGGCAGGAGAGGCAGAGCGAACCCGGCATCTGCTGCAGCAAATGGTCCTGCAGCTGGTGACGCATCACGGATACGATGATGTGAAGCTCGTGCTGCTGGTGCCGGAGGAACGTGTTCAGGATTGGAGTTGGCTTAAGCATCTGCCCCATGTGTGGAATGAGGATTTCACCACCCGTTACCTGCTCTGCGGCCGGCCGATGGCCCACCCTGTGCTGGGTGAATTACAGGAGATTCTGAGGGAACGGGAGCTGCGCACGGTGCACGGGAGTTTGCATCCGCATTATGTCTTTATCATTGAAGATCCTTCGCTGCTTGAGAATGAACCTATTTACAATTATCTCTATAACGGGAATTCCCGGCTTGGCGTATCCTCGATGTTCATTGCAGCCAATAAAGCCTATCTTCCGATGAACAGCCGCGTAGTGATCCATATGAACAGTAAGAGTGCTGAACTCGCGGACAAAATATCGGGAGTCAAGCTGACCTTCGTGCCCGATCAGGTGAATACAAGAACGCTTGAACAGTCGGCCCGTAAGCTGGCCCCTCTGCGTCTGCGGTCTACGGGAGCAGCGTTTGCTCTTCCTGCTTCGGTCACACTGCTGGACATGCTGGGGGTCCGTACCGTGGAGGAACTGGATTTCCCGTCCATTTGGAGCCGCAACAAGACGTTCAGGGGAATGAGTGTCCCTATCGGTGTACGCGCAGGCGGAAACGCATTTCGTCTGGATCTGCATGAGAGCGGGCATGGCCCCCACGGCCTGGTTGCCGGGACCACGGGTTCAGGCAAAAGCGAGCTGCTTCAGAGCCTGATTATTTCGCTGGCGATCCACTATCATCCGCATGACCTGGTCTTTGTCCTGATTGACTACAAGGGCGGCGGGATGGCCGATGTATTCCGGGGGCTTCCGCACCTGGTGGGGACGATTACCAACCTGGGCGGGAATGAGACGAACCGGGCGCTGCTCTCCATCAAAAGCGAGCTGCTGCGCCGCCAGCGGCTGTTCGCTGAACAAGGCGTCAACAATATCGACCGCTACCAGAAGCTGTATCATAACGGAGGCCTGGAACGCGGCATGACGCCTATTCCGCATCTGATCATGATTGCCGATGAATTCGCGGAGCTGAAGCAGGATCAGCCCGACTTCATGAAGGAACTGGTCAGTGCCGCGAGAGTAGGGCGAAGCCTGGGGGTGCATCTGATACTGGCTACGCAGAAGCCGGCAGGAATCGTGGATGATCAGATCTGGAGCAATGCGAAATTCAAGATCTGTCTGAAGGTCCAGGATGAAGCGGACAGCAAGGATGTTATTAAGCGTCCGGATGCGGCAATGATCAAGGAGCCGGGACGGGCGTTTATCCAGGTAGGGAATGACGAGATCTTTGAGATGTTCCAGTCGGCTTACTCTGGAGCGATGTATGATCCTGGCAACGTGCAAAGGCATCACCTCCGGCACAAGCGCATTTACCGGCTGCAGCTCAACGGCAAGCAGGAGCAGATCTATCCGCTGGATGAAGAGAAGCTGCCTGAGATGGAGGTGCCAAGCCAACTGGAGAGCGTGGTCAAATCGCTGGCAGCTTCTGCCCGGAGCGCAGACATTCACCCGCTCCCCGGACCCTGGCATCCTCCGCTGCCTGAATCGGTACATTTAGCGGAATTGTATAAGGCTGGCGGGGGCTGGGAGGAAGCCGGCGGCTGGCCGTCCGTCCAGGAGACGCTGAGTATCCCTGTTGGTCTTGTAGATGACCCGCGCGGGCAAAGGCAGGAAGCGCTGATGCTTGATTTGGTCGGGGAGGGCAATCTCTTCATTTACGGTGCGCCGGGCACGGGCAAAACGGTGTTGCTGAGAACCTTATGTTTGTCAGCGGCTTACCGGTATTCACCGGAAGACGTACATCTATACCTGATGGATTGCGGAGGCTCTTCGTTCAAAGCGCTTGAAGCGCTGCCCCATTGCGGGGGTGTGATGACGCTGGAGCAAGAGAAGAGTATTCTCCAGTTTACTAAGTTCCTGTTCCGCACCATGAATGAGCGCAAGCGGATTTTTGAAGACAGCGGGGCGGACGGCTTTGCCGATTACCGGGCAAGGATCGGCAAGCTGGCGTCAGTGGTGCTTGTGATTGACAACTATTTCGCCTTATCGGAGACCTATGAGGAATTGGATGAGCAGATGGTGGTGCTGGCGCGGGAAGGGACCAAATATGGAATCTATATGGTGGTTACGGCTACCAATGCTTCGCTTGTACGCTATAAATTCGCTATCAATTTCAAGAATGCCATCAGCCTGCAGATGACAGAGAAAAGCGAATATGAAATGATTGTCGGCCGCACGGAAGGCCTGGAGCCATCACGTGCGGCCGGCCGGGGACTTGTGCGCAGCAAGCCTCCGCTGGAGTTCCAGACGGCATTGCCGCTCCTGCCAGAGCAGAAGCATGGAGGAGTGGAGCAGTGGATACTTCACCTGCGTAAACAGGCAGACACCGGGCTGTTAACGGAAGCACCGCGGATTCCGGTGATGCCGGCTTTCATTGATATCCGTAAGCTGAATGAGGCTTGTGCACTGCCGGAAGGGCGGCTGGCGATTGGACTATCAGATAACGACCTTCAGCCTGCCGTCCTGGATCTGGACACAACACCTATCGTCATGGTAGCCGGAGATCCTATGTCCGGTAAAAGTACATTGCTGGTATCCTGGGTCACACAGCTGCTGAGACAGTCTGGGAAGACCGCCATCTATGCGCTTGATTCGGGGAGTATGGGAATCTACAGTGTGTTGGGGCAGTCCGGTGTAACGGATTTGGCAGCCGTCGATGATATGTATGCCTTTGCAGAAGAAATCAAGAATGAGCTTGAGGGCAGACGCCGCTCCCTGCTTGCGGTCAAGAGCAGCGGTGGTGCAGCCGCAGCGCTGTATACCTCATGGCCGCGTATCGTCTTCGTCATTGACCGGCTTACGGAGTTCACGAATGGTGACCTCTATGCCTTGAAAGAATTGCTGGAACGAATGGTGAAGCAGGAACGGGCGCTTAAGGTTGCCGTTATTGCCGGAGATAACACGTCGGAGCTGGCCGGGAACTGGGACGGACTCGGAAAGGCGATCCGCGAGGAACAATGCGGACTTCAGCTGGGCAGCCTGAAGGATCAGAATCTGTTCAACGTCCGGTTGCCTTACGGTGAGAAGGAGAAGGAGCTGGAGCCGGGGGATGGCTACCTGATTATGAAGAATAAATACTCGGGTATCCGCACGGCTACTTAGGGCCTTCGAATGGACCCATTTGAGGAGGTGAGCTTGTTGCCTACGCCGCAAGAAATCCGCCGGCAGTCAGGAAATGTAAGCAGTGCGGCGGAGGATATCCGCCGGGAGCAGAGTAAGAATGACAGCAGTGCCGCTCAGAGCAGCAGCTGGTGGAAGGGTGGAGCCGGGGATACTTACCGCAGTGAGTATCAGGAGATTACCCGGGATGTAACCCGTTTGCTTGGACAGATGCGGGAGCTGCAGAATCAGCTGCAGGCCCTGGCGGGCGCTGTCCAGCGGGCTGACGATGAACGCAGGGCGAAGGCGAAGGCGGAAGAAGAGGCCCGCCGCGCGCTGGCCGCAGCCGCTGCGAGGAAGAAGTAACGGCAATAGATTCCACGAAGGGAGGTGAATCGAATGGTGAAACAGGTGTTCAGTCCTGAGCAGGCTAGAAGTGTAGCCAGTTCCATTAAAGCTAAAGGCCAAAGTGCTAAAGATATCATCAACAAGCTGGATAGTGAGATCAAAGCTGCTGAAGCATGGTGGCAAGGTGAATCCTCCAAGGCCTTCATTGAGGAATTCAACCAGTTGAAGCCGTCGCTCGACAAGCTGGTCGAGTGTGTGAATGGCATCAGTATGCAATTGAACAAGGTAGCAGAGATCAAGGAGCAAAGCGATCGCGATATTGCCAGCCAGCTTCGCAGATAGAAGCAGGCGGAATATAGGTATAGGCGGCCGGAAGCATAGGCTTCCGGCGCGGCTATGCTTGTTATACATAACTTCAGCATACCAGACATCATGAAAGTGATGGTTCAGATATAGAAGTGAAGCAGGCGCAGCAGCAACACTGGGAAAGGGGCAACCGCCATATGAAAAAAATGTTCTGGATGATCGGCTTGTGCACAGCACTTATGATTACAGGCTGCGGACGGACAGATAAGGCTCCAGCCCATGAAACGGGTCAGGCTGCCACGCAGAGTCCGGCAATCGAAACCCCTACTCCCAGTCCTTC is a window of Paenibacillus sp. FSL H3-0469 DNA encoding:
- a CDS encoding EsaB/YukD family protein, whose protein sequence is MEYVMVTLKAGMVEADLKLPSEIPVSELLEMLEEPLALKKPQRGRLQAEPLGRILESARSLEEEGVSHGALLTLIGEE
- a CDS encoding DUF5050 domain-containing protein; protein product: MNDNIAGGGLLLQTPGVYCITDLCGTLEPEPGTYLLSRDEEGAARLPGILWFMNEAGGLLFASDQSRGNALCRVDTGTLELKVLLHEPCREIRLRAGWLFYINEKDGRLYRCLPDGRKTECLTDSVVQCYTILGEQLYYACAQGIYSCPLEGNRSTRLTEGGAAYLQYCGTRLLYADLMNGHALTLLDPLSGEQKAYPDLIPLSMISEGGYIYCCNAGNDGSIYRLDLKSGESLRIYGERADRVHKADGQLFFIHQELWYTMPMSGGQEVRFQADRSR
- the essC gene encoding type VII secretion protein EssC, whose amino-acid sequence is MAKVYEFSRQPRFLPDMPGGELEIPNPPHAYAKPEIAWMALLVPPAVMLVITVLLALTAQSMYMMLSIAMTVTTLLFSFTGAASQIRKYNRQKKEREQKYLQYIADVRTELSLARTQQSKALHEMNPEPEACLHRLQQHDSKLWERTPVHQDFLSLRLGVGSVPSALRIVYNKQAVVLENDPLLMEPHRLALEFAKVPDAPVTVNLLEAEICGLAGEAERTRHLLQQMVLQLVTHHGYDDVKLVLLVPEERVQDWSWLKHLPHVWNEDFTTRYLLCGRPMAHPVLGELQEILRERELRTVHGSLHPHYVFIIEDPSLLENEPIYNYLYNGNSRLGVSSMFIAANKAYLPMNSRVVIHMNSKSAELADKISGVKLTFVPDQVNTRTLEQSARKLAPLRLRSTGAAFALPASVTLLDMLGVRTVEELDFPSIWSRNKTFRGMSVPIGVRAGGNAFRLDLHESGHGPHGLVAGTTGSGKSELLQSLIISLAIHYHPHDLVFVLIDYKGGGMADVFRGLPHLVGTITNLGGNETNRALLSIKSELLRRQRLFAEQGVNNIDRYQKLYHNGGLERGMTPIPHLIMIADEFAELKQDQPDFMKELVSAARVGRSLGVHLILATQKPAGIVDDQIWSNAKFKICLKVQDEADSKDVIKRPDAAMIKEPGRAFIQVGNDEIFEMFQSAYSGAMYDPGNVQRHHLRHKRIYRLQLNGKQEQIYPLDEEKLPEMEVPSQLESVVKSLAASARSADIHPLPGPWHPPLPESVHLAELYKAGGGWEEAGGWPSVQETLSIPVGLVDDPRGQRQEALMLDLVGEGNLFIYGAPGTGKTVLLRTLCLSAAYRYSPEDVHLYLMDCGGSSFKALEALPHCGGVMTLEQEKSILQFTKFLFRTMNERKRIFEDSGADGFADYRARIGKLASVVLVIDNYFALSETYEELDEQMVVLAREGTKYGIYMVVTATNASLVRYKFAINFKNAISLQMTEKSEYEMIVGRTEGLEPSRAAGRGLVRSKPPLEFQTALPLLPEQKHGGVEQWILHLRKQADTGLLTEAPRIPVMPAFIDIRKLNEACALPEGRLAIGLSDNDLQPAVLDLDTTPIVMVAGDPMSGKSTLLVSWVTQLLRQSGKTAIYALDSGSMGIYSVLGQSGVTDLAAVDDMYAFAEEIKNELEGRRRSLLAVKSSGGAAAALYTSWPRIVFVIDRLTEFTNGDLYALKELLERMVKQERALKVAVIAGDNTSELAGNWDGLGKAIREEQCGLQLGSLKDQNLFNVRLPYGEKEKELEPGDGYLIMKNKYSGIRTAT
- a CDS encoding WXG100 family type VII secretion target, producing the protein MPTPQEIRRQSGNVSSAAEDIRREQSKNDSSAAQSSSWWKGGAGDTYRSEYQEITRDVTRLLGQMRELQNQLQALAGAVQRADDERRAKAKAEEEARRALAAAAARKK
- a CDS encoding WXG100 family type VII secretion target, producing the protein MVKQVFSPEQARSVASSIKAKGQSAKDIINKLDSEIKAAEAWWQGESSKAFIEEFNQLKPSLDKLVECVNGISMQLNKVAEIKEQSDRDIASQLRR